In Camelus bactrianus isolate YW-2024 breed Bactrian camel chromosome 10, ASM4877302v1, whole genome shotgun sequence, a genomic segment contains:
- the LOC105068553 gene encoding olfactory receptor 51G2-like codes for MSDSNHTSFFLTSLPGLEAVHTWLSIPLCAMYVASLAGNSLILKVVRSEPSLHHPMYYFLSMLAVTDLGLSASTLPTMLTIYLLGVREVAVDVCLAQLSFIHTFSVMESSVLLTMALDRFVAISHPLRYGTILTSPRIAMLGLGVLVRSIGLHIPAPIMLRKLPYCRNHLLSHSYCLHPDVMKLACADTHVNSAYGLFVVLSTLGVDLVLIVLSYGIILQTVLAIASKAEHLKALNTCVSHVCAVLFFYTPMIGLSMIHRFGRGASPSSHMLLSYLHFLTPPVLNPVVYTVKTKQIRLRMLHIFCSGRASSRDIQDH; via the coding sequence ATGTCTGACTCCAACCACACCTCCTTCTTCCTAACCAGCCTCCCAGGTCTTGAGGCTGTGCACACCTGGCTCTCCATCCCGTTGTGCGCCATGTACGTGGCATCACTGGCAGGAAACAGCCTGATCCTGAAGGTGGTGAGGTCAGAGCCCTCCCTGCACCACCCCATGTACTACTTTCTGTCTATGCTGGCTGTGACCGACCTGGGCCTGTCTGCCTCCACACTGCCCACCATGCTCACCATCTACCTGCTGGGTGTCAGGGAGGTGGCAGTAGATGTGTGCCTGGCCCAGCTCTCCTTCATCCACACTTTCTCCGTCATGGAGTCCTCTGTGCTGCTGACCATGGCCTTGGACCGTTTTGTGGCCATCAGCCACCCTCTGCGCTATGGCACCATCCTCACGAGTCCCAGGATTGCCATGTTGGGTCTGGGCGTGCTGGTGCGCAGCATTGgtctccacatcccagcccccatTATGCTGAGGAAGCTGCCTTACTGCAGGAATCACCTGCTGTCTCACTCCTACTGCTTGCACCCCGACGTCATGAAGCTGGCCTGTGCTGACACCCACGTCAACAGTGCTTATGGTCTCTTTGTGGTGCTGTCCACGCTGGGTGTGGACTTGGTGCTCATTGTCCTCTCCTATGGGATCATCCTCCAGACAGTGCTGGCCATTGCCTCCAAGGCTGAGCACCTCAAAGCCCTTAACACCTGTGTCTCCCACGTCTGTGCTGTGCTGTTCTTCTACACACCTATGATCGGCCTGTCTATGATCCACAGATTTGGAAGGGGGGCTTCCCCTTCCAGCCACATGCTGCTCTCTTATCTGCACTTTCTTACACCTCCAGTGCTCAATCCAGTGGTTTACACCGTTAAGACCAAGCAGATTCGACTGAGAATGCTGCACATCTTTTGCTCAGGCAGGGCCAGCAGCAGAGATATTCAGGATCATTAA
- the LOC105068555 gene encoding LOW QUALITY PROTEIN: olfactory receptor 51L1-like (The sequence of the model RefSeq protein was modified relative to this genomic sequence to represent the inferred CDS: substituted 1 base at 1 genomic stop codon) has protein sequence MRLFNSSNFQPLLLSGFSGLEAYHPHISILFCVLYLIAIFGNSSILIVIWVEQSLHEPMYFFLSMLAVSDLGLCATTLPTILKLFLFNAREINFDACLAQMYFIHIFSMMESGILLSMAFDRYVAISNPLRYTAILNGSTSLKISVGFVLRAITVLIPAPVLIKQLKFCEANELSHSYCLHPDIIKLSCSDHSINSILGLTVIIITFGVDSVLILLYVKILITVLGIASQEEXVKALNTCVSHICTVLLVYIPMLGVSIIHCFGKHAPPVVHVIMGYVYLLVPPVLNPVVYCIKTHEIRTHLLDIFKKISKNLY, from the coding sequence ATGAGACTTTTCAACAGCAGTAATTTCCAACCTTTGCTgctttctggtttctctggcttGGAAGCTTATCATCCTCACATTTCTATTCTCTTCTGTGTCTTATATCTAATTGCTATTTTTGGTAATAGCAGCATCTTGATAGTAATTTGGGTGGAACAATCACTTCATGAACCCATGTATTTCTTTCTGTCCATGCTGGCAGTCAGTGACCTGGGCCTCTGTGCCACCACCTTACCCACAATACTTAAGCTTTTCTTGTTCAATGCTCGTGAAATAAACTTTGATGCATGCCTTGCCCAGATGTACTTTATCCACATCTTCTCCATGATGGAGTCAGGTATTCTACTGTCTATGGCTTTTGACCGCTATGTAGCCATATCCAATCCTCTCAGATACACTGCCATCCTGAACGGTTCTACCAGTTTGAAAATTTCTGTAGGGTTTGTGTTGAGGGCCATTACTGTCCTCATCCCAGCCCCTGTCCTCATTAAGCAACTTAAATTTTGTGAGGCCAATGAACTTTCCCATTCCTACTGTCTACACCCAGATATTATTAAGCTTTCTTGCTCTGACCACAGTATTAACAGCATTTTAGGACTCACTGTCATTATCATCACATTTGGAGTTGATTCTGTGCTCATCCTGCTCTATGTGAAAATCCTGATCACAGTTCTGGGTATTGCCTCCCAGGAAGAATGAGTCAAGGCCCTTAATACCTGTGTTTCCCACATCTGTACTGTGCTGCTGGTCTACATCCCCATGTTGGGAGTGTCCATCATTCACTGCTTTGGCAAGCACGCTCCACCTGTGGTTCATGTCATCATGGGCTATGTCTACTTGTTGGTACCTCCTGTGCTCAACCCAGTGGTCTACTGCATCAAGACCCATGAGATACGCACTCACCTTCTggacattttcaagaaaatatcaaaaaatttatattaa
- the LOC105068537 gene encoding olfactory receptor 52A1-like, with amino-acid sequence MASINMSYLDPKTLTLIGIPGLEHVQFWIGFSFFVVCLVALLGNTVLLIIIPAERSLHQPMYIFLAVLAATDVGLCVAIAPKMLAIFWFGSYSMAFHACLAQLFFIHALQGMESGILLAMAFDRCIAICDPLRHTSILTPFILVSMVLVVAIRATVLIGILPILIKRLHLFHSTVIAYSYCEHMAVVKLAAEDIQVNKTCGLFVGFTILGFDMIFILISYILIFQAVFRLRQKEARLKAFNTCTAHIFVFLEFYILAFFFFSHRFGHVVPSTHILLSTIYLLVPLALNPIVYGVKNNVIRKHVAQIFLLNR; translated from the coding sequence ATGGCATCCATTAACATGTCATACCTGGACCCCAAAACATTGACACTAATTGGCATCCCTGGATTAGAGCATGTgcagttttggattgggttttccTTCTTTGTAGTGTGCCTAGTGGCTCTTCTGGGAAACACTGTTTTACTGATAATCATCCCTGCAGAACGCAGCCTGCATCAGCCCATGTACATCTTCCTGGCAGTACTGGCAGCTACAGATGTAGGGCTCTGTGTAGCCATTGCTCCCAAGATGTTGGCTATCTTCTGGTTTGGCTCTTACTCCATGGCCTTTCATGCTTGCTTAGCCCAGCTCTTCTTCATCCACGCCTTGCAGGGCATGGAGTCTGGCATCCTGTTGGCAATGGCCTTTGACCGCTGCATTGCCATCTGTGATCCTCTGAGGCACACATCCATCCTCACACCTTTCATTCTGGTTAGTATGGTGCTGGTTGTGGCAATCCGAGCAACAGTGCTCATTGGCATTTTAcccattttaattaaaagactGCACCTTTTCCATTCCACTGTAATTGCCTACTCTTACTGTGAGCACATGGCTGTGGTCAAGCTGGCTGCAGAAGACATCCAAGTCAATAAAACATGTGGTCTTTTTGTGGGTTTTACAATTCTGGGATTTGACATGATTTTTATCCTCATTTCCTATATCCTTATTTTCCAGGCTGTTTTTCGTCTACGTCAAAAGGAGGCACGGCTCAAAGCATTCAATACCTGTACAGctcacatttttgttttccttgagttttatattcttgccttcttcttcttcagcCATCGGTTCGGACATGTTGTCCCCTCTACCCACATACTTCTGTCTACCATCTACCTCCTTGTGCCACTGGCACTCAACCCTATTGTCTATGGtgtaaaaaataatgtaattcgTAAACATGTGGCACAGATTTTTTTACTGAATCGCTGA